The Bactrocera dorsalis isolate Fly_Bdor chromosome 2, ASM2337382v1, whole genome shotgun sequence region GTCGCCGAATAAAgaataaaccaaaaaatgtatctacttaaaaaagtaaagtatGCTTGGTATGTACGCCATCCACGATCCCATTAGAAAACGttttaaaagtagaaaataaacaaagaattaaataaaactcgCCAAATATTCGGAAAAAGCTATATActtcaaattctttaaaaagtgATAGTCTTAGCTTATTTGCTTTCACATAATTTCTCAAAAAACGCAATGATCCAAGCCAAACGGCTTTAAACATTTGTATAAATCACATATGCACGcatctattaaaaataaatcttttttgtctttttatgaatgaataatatttattgccTAATACGTTTTCTGGTTTAGCCACATTTCAAGCCACCAACATGTCGACAAAAGTCAAGATCGCGAAGACGACAGAAATGGCCTTCTAAACAACCAACTAGTTCGTTggaatatacaaatacatattataatttatttacctGTACAAGCGCATtcaattaaacataaatattaaaaatatttattaagcaaattatTAGTTATGTGACAGTCCCCAAAggtttttttggaataaaaatgaaaattcattaaatatgtggtagatatttttattttatatttattctttCTATTAACggcacacatatatttatactagatgtcttcgattcgccatttttCTGCTCGCTATCCTTGTGCCCTCTTGTCAAAAATTTAAcatgtaaaagcaacaacaaagttataCCAATTTTGAATGGTTCCCTCAAAAATtaagatacatatttttttcgcaaaGAGATTTTCACCAGCTTGTGTCAGAGGATAATACATAAAACATAACACGGACATCGTCAGCGCTGCCAGTTTGCTTGAACAACTGGTATAGTTCACTTCTCTCCAACACTCGGCAAAGTAAAGTTGAAATCCAAGTGAATGTCTTTCTGTTCATCCATGAGTAAAATTgggtaaaaatttagatatcgtGATCACACTTAGTAGACTTATTCCATAGCAAAAAATTAAGGACAAGTTAGTAGTTGACCGTAATTGGTCCACTACCACCCCCCAAAGCACTATTAACAGAAGGCCAATAAAGTGATATAGCTAAGCACTAAGTAAAGATATAAACCTCTAATTTGGCATAAGGGAACGCAAAAGCAAGGGGTACCTGTggacaaataattttgaaaaagtgggcttgTGCGGGACTTATTgggtttatgtacatatctcttaaaGCACTTAAGCTACAAGAatcaaattaatatattaagaTGAGACTTAGCACGGACTTATGACTAAAATTTGTCCAAAAACTGTTCATGCCCCTAGATATCGAATATGTGGAttccagtatctatagttgactttttaacGTAAATAACGGCCAATGTATGtgatatacaattgaaaattaaagagAATTAGTTTTTGATTATAGTATGTCTGtttgttaaaaatgtgtttaaatggGAGAATCTTTACCTTAACGCCCACATACCTAATGTAAAGATTTTCGGGTGACATTATACCGCtcatggaacatttttttagtatgcgGCATGTTAATAACATATGCTGTTGGCAAAATAGAGAAAATCGGATCGATACTAACCAAcacccatacatatacatatgtacttcataTAATGATTTCCCTTTCTCTAATAAAGCTTATGTCGATcagtgtatgagtgtatgttgGGGTGTTccttatttttcaaagttttaaatttCTATCGCATAGGtataaattttgttcatttgccTCTAAACAAtccgaaataaatttttaccttATTTGGAGTACAAGAACCCGTACCGACTTGAATCGAAtcatatttatacatgttacattccaaagtaaacaggacttttggaatctagcgcccctggtggcgccatctatatgtcgactggtgcgttagaatctgctatctatcgattgtccagtgagaatttcaaaaaatttcattaattggaaatgaagttattgcgttttaggtgtcagtatgtttgtgttatcgctgcgaaaatgagcttcgaacaaagagccaacattaaattttgttttaaaattggtaaaacttttctcgaaacgtttcaattgatgaaacaagtttatggcgatgattgcatATCaagtagcagagtgcacgagtggtttcaacgttttcaaagagATCGTGGGGACATAAACGACAATCAACATGTGGGCTAATCAAAATCCGGATCCGGATCACCgaaattccatcaaaactgtgcgtaaattcatcaaaaataagtcgaaatcatcattgaaactcatggaaatggaattgaacatctccaaaaaaaacaacgatttgtcgcattttgatcgaacatttgggcttaggaaaggtgtgtgcatggtttgttccgcacaaattgactgacgaccaaaaattgttcagaatccaacgttcgaaggacatcattaaagaggttTATTTGACCacaaatcacattttaaccattaaccactccccgtattcacctgatatggcaccgtgcgacttcttccttttcggaaaaatgcatttgcccatgaaaggaaagcgttatgcagccgtagaggccattcaaaaggcttgtaccggcatactggtggccataccggccaaccaGCTAAaatactcgttcgacatgcctttggaccatgcaaaaaactgtattgaaacagaaggagactattttgaataaaataaattgattttgccgaaaaataccattttttttgtaagtcctgtttactttgttACGCACCTtctgtatataaaattgcttgaattACACAGAATTATATCAGGAAGCAGCGAATAAGTTGACtgagccattcaaccagaattgGCATTGTGAGGCACACATAAAACCCAATTAATATTAAGCCAGGAAAAGACCGAGATCATGATATTCTGGTGATCTTGAATAACCGATGAATAAAGCTTACATAAAGAATTTGAGAATAGCGGCGTAAAGCCTGGATTTATAGTGATGCCAAGACAAAGAACAAAGGATAACAATAGATTAAAATATGATGACGATAATAATCTGAGCCGAAACAACTCAGTAAATTGTGTgttgctttaattaaaattatttaatacttttttatttacatttgtagtcctaataaatatatattcccttttgaaaacttagttgttgtatttgtaatcATATTAGCATTTACTACCATGCAATAACGATTATATTTATTCGCTTAACCAGTAGACGTCATTAAGAGCTTGGAACTTAGTTTACGATTCTTCAATTTAAAACGCGGTTGATAACCATTTTTATCGGCTGTATACATTGTTATCGTCTCGGTATCGGTTTTCTCGTCATACACCTTGTACATGCCCATTATCACCAATTCCTCATCCGGCGTATCTGGATTCATAATAATGCCAATTTCCTCACGTGAACTGCCATTTGGGTCCTCTTGCCTGGGTGGATCACAAGtgttaattaatgttttaaaagaGTCAGGCACTTTTTTGTCAATTACTTGAATCGATAGCCCTCCTTAGTCGGCACTTGACTGTAGAACGCGGTCATAATTGCGGGGTAAACATAGTCCAACAATCCGGCATTTGCGGTGAGCAGTGATGTGACGATAATTGCGGCAACGAAGAACTgttataaaaagtttaatttaaagtaaaagttagatttttaaaaatatatttttttgttgaaaattagtATGACAAAACCACAAAAATGTATTGGGCGGTATAACTTTTTTGTGTGGTATATATGTAAGTCTTCCAATGGAATCACGTTAACAGAAACATTGAACATTTCGCAGAAGTATTTTGGAGAGTCTACTTTGTCACaaacacaagtatttgagtgccactaagcattcagtgaaggttCTGTAGTCGTCGAAAGCTTACCTCATGCCAGTCCGCAGAAGTGAACTGCTCTGTTAATGACggtaacatcgaaaaagttaaggGTAAAATGTTTGCAAATTGTCATGTTGACTTCAAAGAGGTAGCAGAATTTCTCAACATCCCTTGTGTACAGATTCAACATATTGTAGTTAAAGATTTGGGTAAGAAGCGTATCATTGCTAGACTCGCAGAAAATGTATATTCTATCATGGTCACGACTAACTTTTTACCCAAATACGAAACGAGAGTTGTCTCTCAGCCACTATACTCCCCAAGTTTGCCGTATTTGTCGAATTTGACGAACCAATCCGTGTAAAATGTGATCTCGAGTATTATTTTaagtacttttaaaatttcattgaatttcaAAACTATTCTTTGTTACTCTATGATTAGCTAAAAAATACCTACCTACTGAGCTTAACCTAACATAATTTATGTCAATCGAAATATAAATGATTAAATTGATTTACAGATTGATCTAACTTGAATACAAAGTGGGATATATTGATAAAACCGTCCTTACTCCAATTTGCTTAAAAACCCATAGCTAAAAACAGTGCGTTGATATATGCTTTTTGCTAGTATTATTCGGTTACAATTGGGTAGGTGGAAGGGACACCTtttccaccttggtcgggtttgAGGGCGACCTAAAATGTCTGTCGTACTATGGGTCTGGCTCCCGGCCGCTGTGTGACTCCACACTGAAACAAGTTTTCAATTTTACCTGCCTTTAAGTTTAAACCACATCCACCACGAATCTTCCGAAAGGGCCAAACCTAATACGCAGATTGGAGGGAACTCCACGGGCTAACTGCTTCCCGAGGTACCAAATTTAAGTCTCCGGTCGAActtgtagcttttgctactaccagttgagcacgCATCAAACTCAATGACTGGTGACATTTGTCGTTCAAACTCCAAATATTCATTAGAAGGAATCTCCGGtcaactggtcactgtctggtggcgacacacgccacCAGGTTGAAGCTGGCAGATCGAGAAAACTGTCgagaaatgtctagagcagggaACTAGGGAAACAATGGACTAGTCCCGAATTGGCTTTGACTACGCTATGAGCATATGGTGTCTccacagtatgatacactgAGGACGCAGAGTCTGCTAAATTTgacgtcaagcgcaggcatcctaaacaATGACTACTCCTGTTGGACTTAGCAAgtaaactccatctggtattacAAAGGACCAAattggtctatgcgtggcttattggcctaccagataaACCTTAACTAAGGAATCTAattcaaagtctataatatcCGTTCAAGCTTAGTATTACAGCAATATTTCTAACAAGCCTATGCTGAAATTTTGAGGCAAGCCAAATAACGGACATAGTACATATTAGAtgttagtcgcctcttacgataGGCATACCTAATCGGGAGCAAATTCTACACCCTGACCGCTGGAGAAATAGATCTACAGTCTGTTATATGCATAGCCAGTAACTCTTTTTTTAATGtcaggaaaatattttcacagaCATTTAAGCATAGCTTATAAAATCCGCTGATAAGATAATAAGTTATGGTGGCGAAAAATTATTCATACGCCCTGTTCAAAATGTAATTTGTTTGATTTAATTAGCATTCTAAATGATGGGTATATCCCTTAGGCCTTCAATTCATACAacagaaattattaaataagtgTATCCTATCACACAACTAGTTTCGAAAGTTGACTTTGTTCCAATAAAATTTTCGAGATAAGTTTACGACCTAacatgtttattttttgaaattaatactAGTTGTATGAAAACTTTCCAGATTTCCAGGAACGATTTTAATCAAAAATCTTATAGGTTCCATCAGTGTATCATCTATTTGCTTTTTTTGGAACGCAGTCAATGAAAAAGGTTGCTTAAGTTAGAGGCACTAACTGTCATTCaagaaacaatattttaaaaatacgaacatttttatttaaccacACTTTAGCACTTcataattttctatttaatttgaaatacacTTTAATCTAGTTTACAgataacacattttttataaaaattcaata contains the following coding sequences:
- the LOC105221901 gene encoding uncharacterized protein LOC105221901; translation: MRWRTFMLTSSHCNASVDGLIFNVIQCKMVSAKLFFVAAIIVTSLLTANAGLLDYVYPAIMTAFYSQVPTKEGYRFKQEDPNGSSREEIGIIMNPDTPDEELVIMGMYKVYDEKTDTETITMYTADKNGYQPRFKLKNRKLSSKLLMTSTG